In Phacochoerus africanus isolate WHEZ1 chromosome 2, ROS_Pafr_v1, whole genome shotgun sequence, one DNA window encodes the following:
- the SKA1 gene encoding spindle and kinetochore-associated protein 1 codes for MALSDLEQLCSHINEKIGNIKKTLSLRNCGQEPTLKTILNKIGDEIIVVNELLNKLELEIEYQEQTNSSLQELCESLEEDYKDVEHLKENIPPHLPQVTVTQNVVNGSDLDPEEPAKVEEPAPPRKPPKEQRNIKEMLFITSDEFNGIPAYMKSRLTYCQINDVIKEINKAVAGKYKILYQPKKSMNSVARNLYHRFIDEETKETKGHYFIVEADIKEFTALKVDKRFHVILNILRHCRRLSEVRGGGLTRYVIT; via the exons ATGGCCTTGTCAGATCTGGAACAACTGTGCTcacatattaatgaaaaaattggcaatattaaaaaaactctGTCGTTAAGAAATTGTG GTCAAGAACCTACCTTGAAgacaatattaaataaaataggagaTGAGATCATTGTAGTAAATGAACTTCTAAATAAATTGGAATTGGAAATTGAGTATCAAGAACAAACCAACAGTTCACTCCAG gaactCTGTGAATCTCTCGAAGAAGATTATAAAGATGTGGAACAtctcaaagaaaatattcctCCCCATTTGCCTCAAGTAACAGTAACCCAGAACGT TGTTAATGGATCAGATCTTGACCCTGAAGAACCAGCCAAGGTTGAGGAACCTGCACCCCCAAGGAAGCCCcccaaagaacaaagaaatattaaagaaatgctATTTATAACTTCTGACGAGTTTAATGGCATTCCTGc GTACATGAAATCCCGGTTAACCTATTGTCAAATTAATGATGTTATTAAAGAAATCAACAAGGCAGTAGCTGGTAAATATAAGATCCTCTATCAACCAAAAAAGTCTATGAATTCTGTGGCTAGAAACCTCTATCACAGATTTATcgatgaagaaacaaaggaaaccaaag gCCATTATTTTATAGTGGAGGCTGACATAAAGGAGTTCACAGCTTTGAAAGTTGACAAGAGGTTTCATGTGATACTGAATATTTTACGACACTGCCGGAGGCTCTCAGAGGTCCGAGGGGGAGGACTTACCCGATACGTTATAACATGA